Proteins from a single region of Macrotis lagotis isolate mMagLag1 chromosome 2, bilby.v1.9.chrom.fasta, whole genome shotgun sequence:
- the DUSP14 gene encoding dual specificity protein phosphatase 14, translating into MSSRGHSTLPRTLMAPRMISEGELGGIAQITSCLYLGRGSVASNRHLLQARGITCIVNATIEIPNFNWPQFEYVKVPLADMPHAPIGLYFDTVADKIHSVSRKHGATLVHCAAGVSRSATLCLAYLMKYHSVCLLEAYNWVKARRPVIRPNVGFWRQLIDYERQLFGKSTVKMVQTPYGIVPDVYEKESRHLMPYWGI; encoded by the coding sequence ATGAGCTCCAGAGGTCATAGCACACTCCCACGAACTCTGATGGCCCCTCGAATGATTTCTGAGGGAGAGCTCGGAGGCATCGCTCAGATCACTTCCTGTCTATACCTGGGCAGGGGCAGTGTCGCCTCCAACCGTCATCTCCTCCAGGCCCGTGGGATCACCTGCATTGTTAATGCCACCATTGAGATTCCCAATTTCAACTGGCCTCAGTTTGAATATGTCAAAGTGCCTCTGGCTGACATGCCCCATGCCCCCATTGGGCTGTACTTTGATACTGTGGCAGACAAGATCCACAGTGTGAGTCGCAAGCACGGGGCAACTCTGGTGCACTGTGCGGCCGGCGTGAGCCGTTCGGCTACCCTCTGCCTCGCTTACCTGATGAAGTACCACAGTGTGTGCCTGCTGGAAGCTTATAACTGGGTCAAAGCCCGGAGGCCTGTAATTAGGCCTAATGTAGGTTTCTGGAGGCAGCTGATAGACTATGAACGTCAGCTCTTTGGGAAGTCAACAGTTAAAATGGTACAGACACCTTACGGCATTGTCCCAGACGTTTATGAGAAAGAATCTCGACACCTGATGCCTTACTGGGGGATTTAA